A genomic segment from Plasmodium coatneyi strain Hackeri chromosome 1, complete sequence encodes:
- a CDS encoding Inositol phosphatase, with the protein MNAYNTEGRYLLIIYEKVFKIIYIKNLKDNKNEKVKVPSLFIFRDSGKCTEKLIDKDKIRKKSKKFGSVISELIIDNIIGTIEVKDELFLFVVDKWKLLCKFFYLNKYRSIYKIEKVHYIPYNINIVSLNTIISNALNVDDNSNSYFINHLVNQEDIGKDFEVINNSSQSHSTKVGKCVRNPSDHRSRSGNRIDNHGDKIRSIPQNGNWNDPSYEPDSSDNEIEKNYKMDEENMYGKHFANKSSKINGDRTTNTWNKYGGEFEMEVEPMNHRTHTSDNYNKKEEKNKKILNFNTAKRWLTNQFNHKNILNIISDITNYDGRGGGAGADVGGSTIGPASSSHTRRGMQRNEEEMMNTNSSTLDDNEFMMQVLNDKEKCARRENVSMSNRITNSEHNSRGLTAGGKENGTTIYGANSNDGNVTYGRSDQQSVRTEPHASYTNKEGAQTKEPINTPRININLIDDLFTDRKEDSEVLTVGGDQMVGQANQLNHLLSDCPKESYQIGAKNNHNNFLNCGENEKKSSLYPPGGSLPSDKGNILGTETAVGEAPTNQNNDSYYQNLMCIYNEEKKGAVRSRNESGSGKVEGGHNSLGNPPKNAATESKGDLKDLINNSYFNVRNNLVVMENSENSEKRNSYPLGFKNANDQSIKTDEKKMNIKMDMHKMLKMIQKILTIHMYYSYDYDLTQCIQKKTKKKIEEVDVEPMFSSSSANRKRSFLNVSEKNFMWNYQMIKKVKCKCKIDDNWFCSVIQGYISYTSIEINRRCLELLLISRRSSVLGGTRFNKRGINDDGYVANYVETEQIVRINNRNVTYLNRFDKANMAVDNVKKQKGGEARGSSGGTDFGTPNKGEVSNSGDAQNNTVGGVAPPKVVPPTASVPTSGGNNTHEGESDPLGKMSSPVGEGKAPRGEGTAEANINNETVATGESAGPTQACINSDSNFENRIISLVQIRGSIPLFWKQHSMSSHVNIQRSSLLSIKAFKEHNKKLITNYGNNIYYINLLSQSKNNEKKLTKKMIELINYIKKDKHYKEKNFINYIEYDFHISVKNKSFEDAMNDFINKVLLREIKNVSFFMETSKSVNQDGANTNSSSNNNVEQDHPCVFQNGVFRTNCLDCLDRTNVFQYYYTLFFMLYVLHVSKNDIFLKPVKKSHLCFYKNFNTLFNSKSVTIVTTLPTDSYLVELSEKSGINRNYDYSKGSSNSSCSLFEDYCYVNEGGGAPQNDEGGNGVSSVNNTSTPNNMSSVNNESGINNGSSVKNGENNLHNGSSQHSGGGKRECLKSEIMNRMEKEEKKHRMSYSNYEKEDERKFNNRQEQPEEYVHILKHFFKKMWVENGDIISTHYTGTGSVFSSQINVGRSSLSTNIDHAIKSIERFYQNNFEDNFRQECIDIILCTGKYSKSKRRNFIGADFNYFLNYGNFMNKEGFLGLRGRNMGLSIPYLPHGRNAQLRNGQLGSVHPVEGQIEAERGTSKENHPQGRSQLKPNQYNTNSSDSSDNGVENSSSLLQEEQDEEEGHLTRGRSEEGRIVWPSKNAGRKKLEGRNAKEKHSLVDYPLSKGVIYEDQKGKDDEEDSEEHEDHAYQSSHTKEPRKTLKSMKRAKMKKTKKVHLAESESKEVAHSKREKAYGKSTSMSDMYSRTNVNNDSSADNTLNSNSSSCSSGSRSESSNLDSNLQKKRKKKKKRKNVNKKGKEKKNKSDLVYMKNVYKKKNYIYNLRNRNKYSDYLSHDLINHYYMDFDESKMGSSHRKKKMPNNDYEEKIVKLWAGTWNLCGNDLYELNDISSWLNQINECIDMYVFCFQEVVELTGFRILMNMKDKFKEKKIEQKITQSLAEMSQRQKEMYIRSKIGTINGENKHSVDTPHSTYDKDVGIKSDGMNKEDYYEKCLKSFNESYMCEGAPSVGNATNTVSAVNASNTLNAGSSTQKGERRSFDQNGVLDISKSCFLNNYFNNLEEDQEQVHPRFSTASASPSAQDEQSNLLNVNVPNINMMTQEDPFSGSPPSNTQQRKQSSNLLNVFDDRDNNGGNLLGENIIKSNDTNISSNINELFDGSPVSSFNREADNGVYSSRDVFNLVDHAHGVSNHVGEAGGCNSNDFSVHNKGHSEEDKQSHMNQRGEKLNHGDMCGQSQNRKRAETNSVHLSSMQDVFQESKNRSSVNLIQLGGDDMGGSATLKNSAKTHSHVEGRNTQRSGASDDYPSNDCKHLGEQMPFQSNDVFLKNESNKYFLNLKKFKYVKLKSVSMIGLFIIIFIDEGLVDYIREIDVCKVKVGMKGNTGNKGSVSIKFRLGFNSFCFNNIHLASGQTNIFERNNQMQSILSNSFQNQEMNNLFNFDYFFACGDFNFRINKSHEEVFKSIANKNANQLLNYDQFIYNKLYNILPFCLFYEHPIMFNPTYKYKKNSNMYDVRRTPAWCDRILVSGKLIHLSELEKKRKEYMAQEFQQEKDDVNNSKTDQMKHTEAEKQLTSNNPENDDLNDFYYNDRIYFNYLNYKTHNNFFSSDHKPVSAIIELKVFFDKKDIEYKLYNSYSMKTNDDYNSFVKNSSNTSNSSNNKNSNLLDYFFPNNYGLSKYTAYPISQILNYSNNLNSKFKNEMNDHTFHEDAMKNVDRLDDFSCAK; encoded by the exons ATGAATGCATACAACACGGAAGGGAGATACTTGTTAATAATATACGAAAAGGTATTTAAAATAATCTAcataaagaatttaaaagacaacaaaaatgagaaagtcAAGGTGCCATCTCTGTTCATTTTCCGCGATAGTGGAAAATGCACTGAAAAATTAATAGATAAGGATAAAATCAggaagaagagcaaaaaattCGGAAGCGTCATAAGTGAGCTAATCATAGACAATATAATTGGTACGATCGAGGTTAAAGACGAATTATTTCTCTTCGTAGTGGATAAATGGAAACTcctgtgcaaatttttttacctaaacAAATATAGgagcatatataaaatagaGAAGGTGCATTACATCCCTTACAATATTAACATAGTTTCTTTGAATACCATTATTAGCAATGCGCTGAACGTCGATGATAATTCCAATAGTTACTTTATCAACCACCTGGTTAATCAGGAAGATATAGGCAAAGATTTTGAGGTCATAAATAACAGCAGTCAAAGTCACAGCACAAAGGTAGGGAAGTGCGTCAGGAATCCTAGTGACCACCGGAGTAGAAGCGGAAATCGCATAGACAATCATGGCGACAAGATACGCAGCATCCCGCAGAACGGGAACTGGAACGATCCCTCCTACGAGCCAGACAGCTCAGACAACGAAATTGAGAAGAACTACAAAATGGACGAAGAAAATATGTACGGCAAGCATTTTGCAAATAAAAGTAGCAAAATAAATGGAGATAGAACTACAAACACATGGAACAAATATGGAGGTGAATTCGAAATGGAGGTCGAACCCATGAATCATAGAACCCACACAAGTGACAACTATAAcaagaaagaggagaaaaataaaaaaatactcaATTTTAATACTGCGAAAAGGTGGCTGACCAACCAGTTCaatcataaaaatattttgaacaTCATTTCGGACATAACGAATTATGACGgtcgtggtggtggtgcGGGTGCTGATGTTGGTGGCAGCACCATCGGACCTGCTAGTAGCAGCCACACCCGCAGGGGAATGCAACGAaacgaggaagaaatgaTGAACACGAATTCGTCCACCCTGGATGACAACGAATTTATGATGCAAGTGCTGAACGATAAGGAAAAGTGCGCTCGTCGGGAAAATGTGAGCATGTCGAACAGGATAACCAATAGTGAACATAACTCCAGAGGTCTAACCgcggggggaaaggaaaatggcACCACTATCTACGGTGCGAATAGTAATGACGGCAACGTAACTTACGGTAGGAGTGACCAGCAAAGTGTGAGGACAGAACCACACGCCTCTTATACAAATAAGGAAGGTGCTCAGACAAAAGAACCCATTAACACTCCAAGGATAAATATTAACTTGATTGACGATTTGTTTACGGATAGGAAGGAGGACAGTGAGGTATTGACAGTTGGTGGAGACCAAATGGTTGGACAAGCAAACCAGTTAAACCACTTACTGAGTGATTGTCCGAAGGAGTCATATCAAATTGGAGCAAAGAATAACCACAATAATTTTCTAAACTGTGGGGAGAATGAGAAGAAGTCTAGTTTGTACCCCCCTGGAGGAAGCCTCCCCAGTGACAAAGGTAACATACTAGGCACAGAAACAGCCGTTGGGGAGGCACCCACCAACCAGAATAACGATAGTTACTACCAAAATTTGATGTGCATTTAtaatgaggaaaagaagggagcaGTCAGATCAAGGAATGAAAGCGGTAGTGGTAAAGTTGAGGGGGGACACAACTCGTTAGGGAATCCTCCAAAAAATGCAGCAACAGAAAGCAAGGGGGATTTGAAGGACCTCATTAACAACTCCTACTTCAACGTAAGGAACAACCTTGTTGTGATGGAAAATAGCGAAAATAGTGAGAAGAGGAACTCCTACCCGCTCGGTTTTAAAAACGCAAATGACCAAAGTATCAAgacagatgaaaaaaaaatgaatataaaaatggacatgcacaaaatgttaaaaatgatacaaaaaattttgacaatTCATATGTACTACTCGTACGATTATGATTTAACGCAGTGCATTcagaagaaaacgaaaaagaaaatcgaAGAGGTAGATGTAGAACCCATGTTTTCTTCATCATCCGCTAATAGAAAAAGGTCCTTCCTAAATGtgagcgaaaaaaatttcatgtgGAATTACCAAATGATTAAAAAGGTAAAGTGTAAATGCAAAATTGATGATAATTGGTTTTGCTCAGTAATTCAGGGCTACATTTCTTACACCTCTATTGAGATCAATAGAAGGTGTTTAGAGCTTCTTCTCATTAGTCGTCGTTCTTCCGTTTTGGGTGGGACGAGATTTAATAAGAGGGGCATCAATGATGATGGGTATGTGGCTAACTATGTAGAGACGGAGCAAATTGTAAGAATCAACAATAGGAACGTTACCTATTTGAATCGGTTTGACAAGGCTAACATGGCTGTAGATAATGTGAAGAAACAGAAAGGGGGTGAGGCAAGAGGCTCATCCGGTGGTACCGATTTTGGAACCCCAAATAAGGGTGAAGTGAGCAATTCGGGGGACGCACAAAATAACACCGTGGGAGGTGTAGCTCCCCCAAAGGTGGTGCCTCCTACAGCCAGTGTACCAACTAGTGGTGGAAATAATACGCATGAGGGGGAATCGGATCCGTTGGGCAAAATGTCCTCTCCGGTGGGAGAAGGGAAGGCACCCCGTGGGGAAGGCACTGCCGAGGCGAATATTAATAATGAAACAGTTGCCACCGGGGAGAGCGCCGGACCAACACAGGCATGCATCAATAGTGACAGCAACTTCGAGAACAGAATAATCTCCCTAGTCCAAATAAGAGGGTCGATCCCCCTCTTCTGGAAGCAACATTCCATGTCATCCCACGTAAACATACAGCGGTCTTCACTGCTAAGTATAAAGGCCTTCAAGGAGCACAATAAAAAGTTGATCACAAATTATGGCAACAATATTTACTACATAAATCTCCTCAGCCAAAGCAAAAACaacgagaaaaaattgacaaaaaaaatgatagagCTGATTAACTATATAAAGAAGGACAAGCAttataaggagaaaaattttattaactACATCGAGTATGATTTTCACATTTCCGTAAAGAACAAAAGCTTCGAAGATGCCATGAACGATTTTATTAATAAGGTTTTACTGAGGGAGATAAAGAAtgtgtctttttttatggaaaCATCGAAGAGTGTAAACCAGGATGGCGCCAATACAAACAGTAGTAGTAACAACAATGTCGAACAAGACCACCCGTGCGTTTTTCAAAACGGAGTGTTTAGAACGAATTGTCTGGATTGCCTAGACAGGACCAACGTCTTCCAGTACTACTACACGCTATTCTTCATGCTGTATGTATTGCATGTGtcaaaaaatgacattttcCTAAAACCAGTGAAGAAATCACACCTGTGTTTTTACAAGAATTTTAATACACTGTTTAATAGCAAGAGCGTGACGATAGTAACTACCCTCCCGACGGATAGCTACCTGGTGGAGCTTTCTGAGAAATCTGGCATAAACAGAAATTACGATTACAGCAAAGGCAGCAGCAACAGTAGCTGCAGTTTGTTTGAGGATTACTGCTATGTGAACGAGGGGGGAGGAGCCCCCCAGAATGATGAAGGCGGGAACGGTGTGAGTAGCGTAAACAATACGAGCACCCCGAACAATATGAGCAGCGTTAATAATGAGAGCGGCATCAACAATGGGAGCAGCgttaaaaatggggaaaacaaCCTCCATAACGGTAGCAGCCAACACAGCGGCGGCGGCAAGAGGGAATGCCTCAAGAGCGAAATCATGAACagaatggaaaaggaggaaaagaagcatAGAATGTCCTACAGCAattatgaaaaggaagacgaaaGGAAATTTAACAATCGACAGGAACAACCTGaagaatatgtacacattttaaaacatttttttaaaaaaatgtgggtAGAAAATGGAGACATTATTAGTACCCATTATACGGGTACAGGCAGCGTCTTCTCTTCGCAGATAAATGTAGGAAGGTCTTCCCTAAGCACAAACATTGATCATGCGATAAAATCGATTGAGCGGTTCTATCAAAATAACTTTGAGGATAATTTCAGGCAGGAGTGCATCGATATTATTCTATGCACAGGGAAGTATAGCAAAAGCAAGAGAAGAAATTTCATCGGGGCCGATTTTaactattttttaaattacggCAATTTTATGAATAAGGAGGGCTTCCTCGGTTTAAGGGGCAGGAATATGGGTCTCTCGATTCCGTACCTACCGCATGGAAGGAATGCGCAGTTGAGGAATGGGCAGTTGGGCAGTGTGCATCCGGTTGAGGGGCAGATAGAAGCCGAACGGGGTACCTCCAAGGAGAATCACCCCCAGGGAAGAAGCCAACTTAAGCCAAACCAGTACAACACCAATAGCAGTGATTCAAGTGATAATGGCGTTGAAAATAGTAGTAGCCTTCTCCAAGAGGAGCAagacgaagaggaagggCACCTAACCCGGGGGAGAAGCGAGGAGGGACGAATTGTATGGCCCAGCAAAAAtgcaggaaggaagaagctggaaggaagaaatgctaAGGAGAAGCATTCCCTGGTAGATTATCCTCTCAGCAAAGGCGTAATTTATGAGGatcaaaaagggaaggacgatgaggaggattcGGAAGAGCACGAAGATCACGCATACCAATCGTCTCACACGAAGGAGCCACGTAAAACACTAAAATCGATGAAACGGGcaaagatgaagaagacgaagaaggTGCACCTGGCGGAGAGCGAAAGCAAGGAGGTTGCCCACTCGAAGAGGGAGAAAGCCTACGGGAAATCCACTTCCATGAGTGATATGTATTCTCGAACAAATGTGAACAATGACAGTAGTGCTGACAACACACTAAACAGCAACAGTAGCAGTTGCAGCAGTGGCAGCCGAAGCGAAAGTAGCAACTTAGACAGTAACTTgcagaaaaagaggaagaagaaaaaaaaacgaaaaaacgtaaacaaaaagggcaaggaaaaaaagaataaaagcgATCTAGTctatatgaaaaatgtgtataagaaaaaaaactatattTACAACTTGAGGAATAGGAACAAGTACAGCGATTATCTAAGCCACGATCTTATAAACCATTACTACATGGATTTTGATGAATCCAAAATGGGCAGTTCtcataggaagaaaaaaatgcccaatAATGATTATGAGgagaaaattgtaaaactGTGGGCAGGCACATGGAACTTATGTGGAAATGACTTGTACGAATTGAATGACATTTCTTCCTGGCTGAATCAGATCAACGAGTGCATTGACATGTATGTGTTTTGTTTCCAGGAGGTGGTGGAGTTAACGGGATTTAGAATTTTGATGAACATGAAAGACAAGtttaaggagaagaaaatcgAGCAGAAAATTACACAGTCTTTGGCAGAGATGTCCCAGAGGCAGAAGGAAATGTATATTAGGAGTAAAATCGGCACGATTAACGGTGAGAACAAGCACTCCGTCGACACGCCACACAGTACTTATGATAAGGATGTTGGAATAAAGAGCGACGGAATGAATAAGGAAGATTACTACGAAAAATGTTTGAAGTCTTTTAACGAGTCCTACATGTGCGAGGGCGCACCCTCCGTGGGGAACGCTACGAACACAGTCAGTGCTGTCAATGCTTCTAATACTTTGAACGCTGGGAGCTCGACCCAAAAGGGAGAGAGGCGAAGTTTTGATCAAAATGGTGTCCTTGACATTTCGAAGAGTTGCTTCCTGAACAATTACTTTAACAACTTGGAGGAGGATCAGGAACAGGTTCACCCTCGTTTCTCTACTGCGTCGGCGTCGCCTAGCGCCCAAGACGAACAGAGCAACTTGCTCAATGTGAACGTGCCGAACATCAACATGATGACCCAGGAGGACCCCTTCAGTGGGAGCCCCCCCTCGAATACGCAGCAAAGAAAGCAAAGTAGCAATTTACTAAATGTTTTCGATGATCGGGATAACAATGGCGGTAACCTGCTAGGGGAGAACATCATAAAAAGCAATGACACAAATATCAGCTCGAATATAAATGAGCTTTTTGACGGTAGCCCTGTGAGTAGTTTCAATAGGGAGGCAGACAATGGCGTGTATAGCAGCAGAGACGTCTTCAACTTGGTCGATCATGCACACGGTGTAAGTAATCACGTGGGGGAAGCAGGCGGCTGCAATTCGAACGATTTCAGTGTGCATAATAAAGGACACAGTGAAGAGGATAAACAGAGTCACATGAATCAGAGGGGGGAGAAACTCAACCATGGTGATATGTGTGGCCAATCTCAAAATAGGAAGAGAGCAGAGACGAATAGCGTTCACCTTTCGAGCATGCAAGATGTTTTTCAAGAGAGCAAAAATAGAAGCTCTGTTAATTTGATACAACTTGGAGGAGACGACATGGGTGGTAGTGCTACATTAAAGAATTCTGCCAAAACGCACAGCcacgtggaaggaaggaacacgCAGAGGAGTGGTGCTTCAGATGATTATCCTAGCAATGATTGTAAGCATTTGGGAGAACAAATGCCCTTCCAAAGTAACGACGTTTTTCTGAAGAACGAATCAAATAagtactttttaaatttgaaaaaatttaaatatgtGAAGCTGAAGTCTGTATCCATGATAGGActcttcatcatcattttTATTGACGAGGGGTTAGTGGACTACATAAGAGAAATAGATGTGTGCAAAGTGAAGGTTGGCATGAAGGGCAATACGGGTAACAAGGGAAGCGTGTCGATAAAATTTCGGCTGGGATTTAACTCCTTCTGTTTTAATAACATCCACTTGGCATCAGGCCAAACGAATATCTTCGAAAGGAATAATCAAATGCAAAGCATTCTTAGCAACAGCTTCCAGAATCAGGAGATGAATAACCTCTTCAACTTCGACTATTTCTTTGCCTGTGGGGACTTCAATTTTAGGATCAATAAAAGTCATGAGGAGGTTTTCAAATCCATTGCCAATAAGAATGCCAACCAGTTGCTGAACTATGATCAGTTCATTTATAATAAGCTTTACAACATTTTgcctttttgccttttctaTGAGCACCCCATCATGTTCAACCCCACATACAAGTATAAGAAGAACTCCAACATGTACGACGTGCGCCGGACCCCCGCCTG GTGCGATCGGATACTGGTGAGCGGGAAGCTAATACACCTGTCTGAGCTGGAAAAGAAGCGCAAGGAGTACATGGCACAGGAGTTCCAACAGGAGAAGGACGACGTGAACAACAGTAAGACCGACCAGATGAAGCACACCGAAGCGGAAAAACAACTCACTAGCAACAATCCTGAGAATGATGACCTGAACGATTTTTACTATAACGatagaatatattttaattacttAAATTACAAGACGCACAACAATTTCTTCTCAAGTGACCACAAACCGGTGAGTGCAATTATAGAGCTAAAAGTTTTTTTCGACAAAAAGGACATCGAATATAAACTTTATAACTCATACAGTATGAAAACGAATGATGACTACAAcagttttgtaaaaaattcgAGCAACACAAGCAACAGTAGTAACAATAAGAACAGCAATTTGCTggactatttttttcccaataaTTATGGCCTAAGCAAATACACGGCCTACCCCATCTcgcaaattttaaattactcaaataatttaaatagcaagtttaaaaatgaaatgaatgACCATACGTTTCATGAGGATGCGATGAAGAATGTGGATCGACTGGACGATTTTTCCTGCGCCAAGTGA